One stretch of Siphonobacter curvatus DNA includes these proteins:
- the menD gene encoding 2-succinyl-5-enolpyruvyl-6-hydroxy-3-cyclohexene-1-carboxylic-acid synthase: MILQPLLDLAELCVRRGIHHAVIAPGSRSAALTLAFARHPHIQTKVIPDERAAGYIALGMAQQLGQPVALICTSGTAALNFAPAVTEAYFLGVPLLVLTADRPPEWIHQQDGQMIHQDAVYGKHIKESYALPADYGHVDSRWFIERTVNQLINSAQEQPRGPVHLNVPIREPFYPKSDETFTYGSPRTITRVVEQRTLPQETWEELLGLLEDTDRVLILAGQQVISEALLEILEQLKNEFAFPVVGEVLSNLSGHSFLTHPDIFLGSTQPQDERCPEVLITFGDSFVSKNLKLFFRKYKPRYHYHISFRRELIDPFQTLTQQLAIEPEAFFHTLLETLDLRAFRQGDEDRDTTFLQSWEVAEQKAVSGIQHFLQTREAFGEFQAVAQVLEQIPESSQLHLANSMSVRYANYIGLTQRVTVFSNRGTSGIDGCMSTAVGAALTTDQLVFLLIGDVAFFYDRNALWHSHVPSNLRIILINNSGGSIFRMIDGPRQQPELETYFETQHHTTAERTAQDAGLVYYAIADEQELVKALPSFLNEDKKAKLLEISSDPVANQKTFDQFKELMKAM, translated from the coding sequence ATGATCTTGCAACCTTTATTGGATCTGGCCGAACTTTGTGTACGCCGTGGGATTCATCACGCCGTCATTGCTCCCGGTTCTCGTTCCGCCGCCCTTACGCTGGCTTTCGCCCGTCACCCGCATATTCAAACCAAGGTTATACCCGACGAACGGGCTGCCGGATACATTGCCCTGGGTATGGCCCAGCAACTGGGCCAGCCCGTCGCACTGATTTGTACTTCGGGTACGGCCGCTCTTAATTTTGCTCCCGCTGTTACGGAAGCTTATTTTCTTGGTGTACCTCTGTTGGTACTCACTGCCGACCGTCCGCCCGAATGGATTCACCAGCAGGATGGACAAATGATCCATCAGGATGCGGTCTATGGGAAACACATCAAGGAGTCGTATGCCTTACCCGCCGATTACGGGCATGTGGATAGTCGCTGGTTTATCGAGCGTACGGTAAATCAACTCATTAACAGTGCCCAGGAACAACCCCGGGGACCCGTACATCTGAACGTACCCATCCGCGAGCCCTTCTATCCAAAATCCGACGAAACTTTTACTTACGGATCGCCGCGTACCATCACCCGGGTTGTTGAGCAGCGAACCCTGCCGCAGGAAACCTGGGAAGAACTGCTCGGGCTACTGGAGGATACCGACCGCGTACTGATTCTGGCGGGACAACAGGTGATCAGTGAAGCCTTACTGGAAATTCTGGAGCAGCTAAAAAATGAATTTGCTTTCCCGGTAGTAGGGGAGGTGCTATCCAATCTGTCGGGTCATTCCTTCCTCACGCACCCGGATATTTTTCTGGGTAGTACACAACCGCAGGACGAACGGTGTCCGGAGGTACTGATTACGTTTGGGGATTCCTTCGTGTCCAAAAATCTGAAGTTATTCTTTCGGAAGTATAAGCCCCGGTACCATTATCATATCTCTTTTCGTCGGGAGCTGATTGATCCGTTTCAAACGTTGACCCAGCAACTGGCGATCGAGCCGGAAGCCTTCTTTCACACGCTGTTGGAAACGCTGGACTTACGAGCCTTCCGGCAGGGTGACGAAGACCGGGACACTACCTTTCTACAAAGCTGGGAAGTGGCCGAACAAAAGGCAGTTTCTGGAATACAGCACTTTCTGCAGACCCGTGAAGCCTTCGGCGAATTTCAGGCCGTTGCTCAGGTGCTGGAACAAATTCCGGAATCGAGTCAGTTGCATCTGGCCAACAGTATGTCGGTTCGGTACGCCAACTATATCGGCCTGACCCAGCGAGTAACCGTTTTTTCCAATCGCGGGACAAGCGGAATTGATGGCTGTATGAGTACGGCTGTAGGGGCGGCCCTTACTACTGATCAATTGGTGTTTCTTCTCATCGGGGATGTCGCGTTTTTCTATGACCGCAACGCCCTTTGGCATTCGCACGTACCGAGTAACCTGCGAATCATTTTGATCAACAATTCGGGGGGAAGTATTTTCCGGATGATTGACGGACCGCGTCAGCAGCCTGAACTCGAAACGTATTTTGAAACGCAGCACCATACCACCGCTGAACGCACGGCACAGGATGCAGGCCTGGTGTACTATGCCATTGCCGACGAGCAGGAACTGGTGAAAGCCTTACCTTCCTTTTTAAACGAGGATAAAAAAGCTAAGTTGCTGGAAATCAGTAGTGACCCTGTCGCGAATCAAAAAACATTTGACCAATTTAAGGAGCTAATGAAAGCGATGTAA